In Pseudomonas sp. FP1742, the DNA window CAGTCTCTGCGTCGCCTCTGGGCGCTGGATAAATTCAGTTACAGCGTGCGGGTGTTCATTGCCCTGACCGGCACCATGGCGCTGTGTTGGTATCAAGATGAAATGGGCCTGCTGATCCCGTTGTTCCTGGGGATCATCGCCAGCGCCCTGGCCGAAACCGACGACAGTTGGCAGGGCCGCCTCAACGCACTGGCCGTGACGCTGGTGTGTTTTATGGTCGCCGCCCTGTCCGTCGAACTGCTCTTCCCCTACCCCATCCTCTTTATCATCGCCTTTGCCCTGGCCAGTTTCTGTCTGACCATGCTCGGCGCGCTGGGCGAGCGTTATGGGGCGATTGCTTCGGCGACGCTGATTCTGTCGGTCTACACCATGATCGGCGTGGACCAGCGCGGCGGCGCAGTCACTGATTTCTGGCACGAGCCGGTGCTGCTGGTGGCCGGTGCGGCCTGGTATGGCTTGCTCTCGGTGCTGTGGCAGGCGCTGTTTTCCAACCAGCCGGTGCAACAGAGCCTGGCGCGGTTGTTCCGTGAGCTGGGTTATTACCTGAAGCTGAAATCGTCACTCTTCGAACCGATCCGGCAACTGGACGTGGAAGCGCGCCGCCTGGAACTGGCCCAGCAGAACGGTCGGGTGGTGGCGGCCCTGAACACCGCCAAGGAAATCATTCTGCACCGGGTCGGCGATGGCCGGCCGGGCGCGAAAGTCAGCCGTTACCTGAAGCTGTATTTTCTCGCCCAGGACATCCACGAGCGCGCCAGCTCCTCGCACTACCCTTACAACGCGCTGGCCGAGGCGTTTTTCCATAGCGACGTGCTGTTCCGCTGTCAGCGCCTGCTGCGCCAACAGGGCAAGGCGTGCCGCGCGCTGGCCGAATCGATCCAGATGCGCCAGCCGTTCATCTATGACGCCAGCTTCGCCGAAGCCCTGAGTGACCTGCACGCCTCTCTCGAGCACCTGCGCATCCAGAGCAATCCGGCGTGGCGCGGCCTGTTGCGCTCGTTGCGGGCATTGGCCGCCAACCTCGGCACCCTCGACCGTTTGCTCAGCGATGCCAGCAACCCCGATGCGCTCGCAGATGCCACCGACAGCAGCCTGCTCGACCGTTCGCCACGCAGCCTCAAGGATGTGTGGATTCGCTTGCGCACACAGCTGACGCCAACGTCCTTGCTGTTCCGCCACGCCCTGCGCCTGCCCCTGGCGTTGAGCATCGGCTACGCCATGGTGCATTTGATCCACCCCTCGCAAGGTTACTGGATCATCCTCACCACGCTGTTTGTCTGTCAGCCGAACTACGGCGCCACCCGCCGCAAACTGGGCCAGCGGATCATCGGCACCGCCATCGGCCTGACCGTGGCCTGGGCACTGTTCGATCTGTTCCCGAACCCGTTGATCCAGTCGAGCTTCGCCATCGTTGCCGGGGTGGTGTTCTTTACCAACCGCACCACCCGCTACACCCTGGCGACTGCCGCCATCACGATCATGGTGCTGTTCTGCTTCAACCAGGTGGGCGACGGTTACGGGCTGCTCCTGCCGCGACTGTTCGATACCCTGCTCGGCAGCCTGATCGCCGGGCTGGCGGTCTTCCTGTTTCTGCCGGACTGGCAGGGTCGACGCCTGAACAAAGTGCTGGCCAATACCCTGACCTGCAACAGCATTTACCTGCGCCAGATCATGCAGCAATACGCCGCTGGTAAAAGCGATGACCTGGCTTACCGCCTGGCCCGACGCAACGCGCACAACGCCGATGCCGCGTTGTCGACGACGCTGGCCAACATGCTGATGGAGCCGGGGCACTTCCGTAAGGAAGCCGATGTCGGGTTCCGTTTCCTGGTGTTGTCACACACCTTGCTCAGCTATTTGTCGGGCCTGGGGGCACACCGTGAAACCCAACTGCCGTCGGACGTGCGAGAGCACTTGATCGACGGCGCCGGCGTGAGCCTGGCCGCCAGCCTCGACGAAATCGCCCAGGGACTGGCGAGCAAACAGCCCATTGCGATTCAGAGTGACGAGGAAGAAGCGCTGGCCAATACGCTTGAACAGATGCCGGATGAAATCGATGAAGGGCAGCGCCTGGTGCAGACGCAACTGGCGTTGATCTGCCGGCAACTGGGGCCGTTACGGACGTTGGCGGCGCATTTGATCAAGGACACCAGCGAAGCCTGAGAGGTGTCGTGTCTGGGCGGGCCTCTGCGCGGGCAAGCCCGCTCCCACAAGGTTCTGCTGTGAACCACTGTTTTGTGGCCCACCACCAAAACTGTGGGAGCGGGCTTGCCCGCGAAAGCGCCGGCTCAGATACCGCAGGCCTTGCAGATCACATCCCATGCTGCCTGAGCAACTTCTCATAACTCCCATCAGCCTTCATCGCCGCGATCTCACGATCGAAACCGGCGACGATCTGTTCATGCTGCGGGTTCTTCAGGCTCACCAGAATATGCAGGCTGTTTTCGCTCAACGGCTTGGGCAAGAACTCCACGGCATTGCGCACTTTGGCTGATTCCCGCGCGAGGTAATACCGGGCGACGAACTCGTCTTCGAGGGTCAGTTTGACCCGATCGGCCGCGACCATGCGCACGGCCATGGCGAAGTTATGCACCGGGATTTTCTGCAGCGACACGTCATCGTCGAATTCGTGCGAATAGGCATAACCGCGCACCACCGCTATCGGGTAGGTGTGCAGCTGTTGCAGGTTGTTGTATTCGATTGGCGTGTCTTTGCGCTTGAGAAAGCGCACCCGGTTGAGCAGGTATTCATCGGAAAACTGCCCAAGCTTGGTGCGCTCGTCGGTGTACCAGGCGTTGACCAGTACGTCATAACGCCCTTCACCTACTCCAAACAAGGCTCGCGCCCACGGTACCTGTTCGAAATCACTGGCATAACCGGCCCGGGCCAGCGCGGTGCTGACGATGTCGGTGGCCAATCCGCCATTGACCAGCGTGGCATCGGTAAAGGGTGGCCAGGCGTCGGCTACCAGACGCAGTTTTTCCGCTGCCTCCGCCTGTGTCAGCAACAGCAATCCAATCAAAGCAAACGCTCGATGCAATCGCGGCATGCCAGAAATCCTTAGCGGGCGAGCTGCCCGACGTGTTTTTCAGCCAAAACTCCAGGGTCCCTTTACCGGCGAAACCCAGGTCCTAACATTAGCTCATTGAGGCCATTGCACAGCGCTTCATCGCAGATTACACAAAGAAGACAATCTCGCGAGAAATGAATGATGGCACTTTGGCCTTCATCACAGATTTCTCTGCCATAAAGACATACCCCCATCAGGGCGCTTAGTATCGGAACAACGTTGTTCAAGGAATGTGAAGATGACAATCGATTGGGTCTGCAAACACCACAGCGATCTGGGCAAAGAGCAGCTGTACGCCATTTTGCAGTTGCGCGCCGAGGTGTTCATCGTCGAGCAAAAATGCGCTTATCAGGACGTCGATGGTCAGGACCTGGAAGGTGACACTTGCCATTTGATGGGCTGGGACGGGGATCGGCTGGTGGCCTACCTGCGATTGCTCGACCCAGAGTTGCAGGGCGGCGATGTAGTGATTGGCCGGGTGATCATCGCACCCGCGGCACGCGGCGCCGGGCTTGGGCATGAATTGATGAACCAGGCGTTGAAACAGGCCGAGAAGCACTGGCCCGAGGTGCCGATCTACCTCTCGGCCCAGGCACATTTGCAGGGGTACTACGGGCGGTACGGGTTTGTGGTGGTGGGTGAGGAATACCTGGAGGATCAGATTCCGCATATCGGGATGCGCCGCCCGTAAGGGCCCCTTCGCGAGCAAGCCCGCTCCCACACTGGAACTGAGTTCACAGGACTAATGTGGGAGCGGGCTTGCTCGCGAAGGCGTCGTCTGCAACACCGCAAAATCTCAGGGATACTCCAGCACCGCTTTGATCTGCCGCAGATTACGCTCGATCCACCCCCGATCAATCGCCCCCCACTCGCGAATCCGATAGCGCCCCGCATGGTTGCGCGCGCCCTCCTCCTGCTCGAATTCACAAATGATATCCAGGTCCGCCAACGCCGCGATGGTGTCCTGAGCCGTGCGTCGGGGCATGCCGGTCACTTCGGTCAATGCAGGGACGTTACTGGCCAGCCCGCTGTCGATCAGGTACGCCACATACAATCGGCGGTAGAAGCTGCTCTTGGTCTTGCTCACGTCCATCCATGCGCTCCCGATTAATTAGCAGATTTGTTCAGTGCATATCCCGCCACGTCAGGTACACCCGCAAATCGAACTCCACCTGGTGGTACCCCGGCAACATGTGTTCGCACAGTTTGTAGAACGCCTTGTTGTGATCCGACTCTTTGAAGTGCGCCAGCTCATGCACCACGATCATCTTCAGAAACTGCGGCGCCGCGTCCTTGAACAGCGAGGCGATGCGAATTTCTTTCTTGGCCTTGAGCTTGCCACCCTGCACCCGTGAGATCGCGGTGTGCAGACCGAGCGCGCGGTGGGTCAGGTCCAGGCGGTTGTCGAACAACACCTTGTCGATGGCCGGCGCGTTACGCAGGTATTCCTGCTTGAGGTCCAGGGCATAGGCGTACAGCGCCTTGTCGCTCTGCACCCCGTGTTTTTCCGGATAGCGCTGGCTCAGGTAATCGCCCAGCCGACCTTCGGCGATCAGTTGGCGCACCTGGTCCTGCAATGCGGGGGGATAGGCCTGGAGGTATTTCAACACGGTCATTGGGAGCGGCAACATGCGTCACGAAAAGGTCGCCAGTGTAGCGAATTCAACTCGTCAGCGCGCTCCAGTCGAACGGCTCGACAAAGTGACCGGTGTCCTCGGCCATCAACGGCCGCGCCACCAGAAAGCCCTGCACATACTGGCAACCGTTGGCTTGCAGCCATTCGTATTGCGCCACCGTTTCAACCCCTTCGGCGATCACCAGCAGACCCAGCCGCTTGCACAGGTCGATCACACTGTATGCCAACGCCGCATCCCGTTCGGACCCCGGCAGCCGGGCGATCAAATGCCGGTCGAGCTTGAGCGTGTCCAGTTCCAGGTCGCGCAAGTGCGCCAGCGAACAAGCACCGGAGCCGAAATCATCCAGCGCCACCCGCACCCCAAGATTGCGCAGCAATCGCAGTTGTTTGCGGGTCTCGTCGGGGTTGGACATCAAGGCCTCTTCCGTGACCTCGACTTCCAGCTGCCGCGGCTTCAAACCATGGCGCTCCAGCACCTGACGCAGCTCGGTGACCAGATTGGGCAAACCGAATTGCGTACTGCTCAAACTGACGCCCAGCACCAGATCTTCGGCAAACAAGGTTTCCCAGGCTTTTCGCTGTTTGGCCCCGCGATGGTAAATCCAGCTGCCCAGGCGACTGATCAACCGCGCCTCTTCCAGCAACGGCAAAAACAGCCCCGGCGGTACATCGCCGACACTGGGATGCTGCCAGCGCAGCAACGCCTCGAAGCCGCGAATCTGCCCATCGGCAATGGCCACCTGGGGCTGATAAACCAGGTTGAAATCACGGTTCTCGATAGCTGTACGCACGCTTTCTTCGAGCATCAGCCGCGAACGCGCCCGGCCGTTCATTTCGTGATCGTAGAAGCGATATTGCTGACGCCCGGCGCGCTTGGCTTCGTACATGGCAATGTCGGACGCCCGCATCAACCCGTCCAGATTAGCCCCGCAATCGGGATAAGTGGCGATGCCGATACTGGCGCCCAAGGCGATGTCCATGCCTTCGATCTGCTGACAGATCGACACCCGCTCGATGAGTTTCTCGGCAATTTTTGCCGCCTGTTCGGGAAGTTCAAGATCCAGCAACGCAGTGAACTCATCGCCGCCCATCCGCGCCAGAATATCGAAGGGCCGCAGGCAAGCTTTCAACTGCTCGGACACCCAGCGCAGCACCCGGTCGCCGGCATCGTGGCCGAGAGAATCATTGACCCGCTTGAAACCGTCGAGGTCCAGGTACAACAGCACCCAGGAGCTGTCGGAGCGCTCACCGCGCAGCAGCAGGTTTTCAACAGTCTGGTAGAACCCTCGCCGATTGAGCAGCCCGGTCAGTGGATCGGTCACTGCCTGGAACTCAAGCTGCTGATGCAGATGGTGCACCACCGACATGTCCAGCACCGTCACCACCATCGCATGCTGTTCGGCGGGTAACGGCGCGCAGGACAACGCCACCGGCACTTGCTGACCGGGCGCGGTCCGCAGCAGCGCGTCGTGCAGGCGCAGGGTCTCACCGCGTTTGTAACCGGCAAACAGCTCGGAATCGGCCCAGATCGGGATGTGCGGTTTTTGCAGGAAATCCAGAAACTCCTTGCCTTGCAGGTCATACACCGTGGCATTGAGCAGGCGCGACATCGCCGGGTTGGCGAAGCGAATCAGCCCGTCCTCACTCACCACCAGAATGCCTTCGGCCGCATTGTCCAGCACCGAGGCATTGAAGGCTCGGGCCACCTCAAGATCATGACTCAGCCGCTGCAAGGCGCGGCGATTACGCTGGTGCTCGAGCAGGGCCTGGACTTTGGGTTTGAGAATTTGCGGGTCGAACGGCTTGAACAGGTAATCCACCGCGCCACTGGCGTAGCCCTTGATCACCGCGTCCTGGGACTGTTCGTTGGCGGTGAGGAAAATGATCGGTGTGAGACGGGTTCGCTGGCTGCCACGCATCAGACGCGCCACTTCGAAACCGTCCATGCCCGGCATCTGCACATCCAGCAGCACCAGGTCGACATCGTGTTCGAGTAACAGGCCAAGGGCTTCAAAACCGGAAGCCGCGGTCATGACCTGCCAGTCCTGGCGTTGTAACAACGCGCGCATGCTGATCAGGTTTTCAGGGTAATCATCGACAATTAAAAGGATTGAGTTGCCTTCAGCTGGCGTAAGTTCTGCGCATTCCATGCTGCATCTCTTGTTCGGGACGTCAGGCCGGCTTTTGTTAAAACCGGTCACATATTGCGACTTCACTCTAGACCCGGATCCGGGAAAGCAGAAGCCGCTGGTATCCCATCACTTCGGTAAAGTTTCATATAGCCGACTAACGGTCAGTCCTGCAGGCCTTATAAACCGGGAAGGATGGCATTTCGACAGGTTGTTGACGCCAATCATCTGCCAGACGGGCATTAACAAAGCGGCCTTCTACGCTTATAAAGACCCCCCCGAAGGCGCGAGCTAGAGCTTCTGGCACGCACGTGCAGTAAAAAAAGTGGAAGCTTGAATTATGATCGATCTCGCAACCTGGAACCTCAGCGTTCCTGTCGGCAGCCCGCCGTACACCGTCGAAACAGCCAAGCTGGTAGACGGCTTCAAGGATCAATACTTCCACTCCGACACCGGTACTTTATTTTTCTGGTCCCCGGTCACCGGCTCCAAAACCGAAAACGCGATCTACCCGCGCACCGAACTGCGCGAAACCTACAGCAATGGCACGCTGAAAAACTGGTACTACCCCGACGCAGACAACTTCCTGCGTGCCACCCTCTCGGTCAGCCAGGTGCCCAGTTCGGGCAAGATCGTCATTGGCCAGATCCACGCCTTCAACAGCCAGAAGCCCATGGTGAAGGTCGAGTATCAATACAAGGACTACAGCGCAACCGGCAACATCGTCGCCAAAGTCCGCATGCACCCCGACGACGACACCGCCCGGGTCATCACCATCGCCACCGGCGTGAAACTCAATCAGGAATTCTCCTACCTCATCCACCTCAGCCGGGGCGGTGCATTGGGCATCAGTGCGGCGGGGTACCAGTGGGATACCGACATCAGCACGATGTGGCGTGATAAGCCGCTGTACTTCAAGGCCGGGGTTTATGTGCAGGACAACACCGGGTACACCACTGAAGGCGGGGAAGTGACGTTCAGCAAGCTGGATATCGATCACGATACGTAATCCCTGAAAGACCGCAGGAATCCACCCTTTATGGCGAGGGAGCTTGCTCCCTCGCCATAGGTTCTTTGTGTCCAACGCCATCTCTTCTCTGATTGGCATCAGGCCTCACTTAAACGCCCACGTTTAAAGACACTCAGCGTTACTTCATGAGGCCTACAACGGCTTGCGTCACCGCCTACAGGTACGCCAGAATCCGCCGGCTTGTGCGTCTGGGAGGCCATCGGTAACTTGATTCGTGTCACTGATTCGCAGTGATCGGGTTTAGTAGCCCGTGGTTTCGAGCTTGGTGCACAAGCATCTGTCAGTCAGGGATTTCGATTCCTGCGCTTGATGGTAACTGTGCGCAGGGCACCTTCGGGTGCGCCGGCTTGCTCGAAACCCCGGTCTACTAACCTGCGTACAGTTGCCTCCACTTTGATTAGTAGCCAGAGAGGGGCACTCCAATCAGGTTTCGAGCAAATGACTAAATCAACGCCGCATCCGCCGGTCACAGACCCGGCATCCCCCTACGAATCCCCCGATTCAAAAAAATTCCACGAAGCCGCCGAGCGCGCCCTCGACCATTACCTCAACCCGGCCGCCAAAATCATGGCCACCACCCACGAACCCGAGCCCATGTACCTCGCCAATCCGAAGTACAACACCGAAGCGCTGCTGGCCAACGCCAGCGAAACACTCGGCTCGGCCACCACCATGCTCAACAATTTCGCAGCATTGCTGGAGACCTCCCATCGCAAGACCCTGTTGGGCATTGCGCAAGTGGTCATGCTCGGTGAACTGGCGGTGAATCAAGCGTTGGATCATGTCGAATTGAAGGAGTAATCGCGGCTCGGTTGGTGCAAGGTGAGCAAACTTTCTTCCAATGAAAAAACCCGCCTCTCGGCGGGTTTCTTATCAACGCAGCTTAACGCTCGGGCTTAGTTAACCTCGATCCCCGTGTCGCCGATGGCCGTGGACTTAAATACGACGTAGATAAAATGTTGCGTATACGCTACATTTAGCTATAAATGTTACTGAAGCGGAACATGGATTATTTTCTGTTGATCAGCCGTCTTGGCAACCAAATACGCGAAAAACGTATAAATCGCGGTCTGACGCAAGCACAGCTTGCCGACCTCGCGGGGCTGACACGATACAAAGTCATCGCAGTAGAGAAAGGTACTCTGTCTGTCGGCATGATCGCCTATGCGCGCGTCCTTGGCGCTCTGGATTGTGAGCTTGCTGTCGTTCCAGCTGCTATGCCGACCCTTGAAGAGCTTGGGGATTTATTCGAATGAAGATGTCCTCTCTCAAAGTCAGCACGCCTGAGGGGCGTAGCGGCAGGCTTTTCAGCGATGCCGAAGACTTCACATTCCGTTATCACGACGATGCATCGCCAGAAATGGCTATCAGCTTGTCGATGCCAGTAAGGCATAACGAGTTTCGTCGGCGCGAACTCCATCCTGTTTTTCAGATGAATCTGCCGGAAGGCTATGTATTGGAGCAACTGCGCAATCGATTGGCCAAGACCGTGAATGTCGATCCGATGCTTTTGCTGGCGCTTTCCGGCAGCACTTCGCCCATTGGCAGGGTGCAAGTGCGGTCTGAAACGGTTGACGCCTTGCTGGAGGAGCAACAATTTCCGGGGGAGAAACTCGAAGAGATTCTGACATGGGACGGCACGGAGGATATCTTCGCCGACATTCTTGATCGCTACATCCTGCGTGCCGGCATTTCCGGCGTTCAACCCAAAGTGTTGGTACCGGAACGCCTGGAAACCGGATTATCACGGGTGACATCGAAAACCTCGGACCTGATTATCAAAAGTGGCCGAGACGAATTTCCCGGTCTGGCAATCAACGAGTTCCTTTGCATGTCCATTGCGAAGGAGGCCGGTATTCCCGTTCCGCCGTTTTACCTTTCCGATAATGCCAAGCTGTTTGTCATGCGTCGCTTTGATCGCGACGACCAGCTCAACCCAATTGGATTTGAAGACATGGCGGTGTTGATGGGGCTATCGGCTAACCAGAAGTACAGCAAAAGCTATGCGGCAATCGCCAAGGCTATTCGCGTGTTCTGCCCGACTAAACATTTACGCACCTCCCTTGATCAACTCTTCGATAGCGTTGCTCTGAGCTGTATTGTCGGGAATGGCGACGCTCATTTGAAAAACTTCGGATTGCTCTATTCCGATCCTACGCAACGCGATGCACACCTGGCGCCGGCCTACGACATCGTTAACACCACGGCCTATATTCCGGAAGATGTTTTGGCTTTGGATCTGGCGGGCAACAAGTCAATGTTTGCCTCGCGGCAAGGACTGCTTGAGTTTGCGCACACCTGTGAGATCGAGCGACCTCAGGAGCGCATTCAGCAATTGCTTGCCTCGGCTGAAGCAGTACTTGAACGCTATCCTGAGTATCGGGAACAGGCGCCTCATGTGGTCAGTGCCATTGAGCAAGCGGCAGCGCCATTTTCTATGACTTTTGGGTAGTTATTGCGCGCAAAAATCCCCGCCCAGAAAAAACCCGCCTCTCGGCGGGTTCTTCACAACACGGGTCAAACTCTAAGGCTTAGTTAACCTTGGCGTTCAACTCGCCTTTCAGGTAACGCTGGAACATCGCTTCCAACGAAATCGGCTTGATCTTCGAAGCATTACCGGCAGTACCAAACTGCTCATAACGCGCAATACACACGTCACGCATCGCAGTCACAGTCGCGCCGAAGAATTTACGCGGGTCGAACTCGCTCGGGTTGGTGGCCATCAGGCGACGCATCGCACCGGTGGACGCCAAACGCAGGTCAGTATCGATGTTGACCTTGCGCACGCCGTGCTTGATGCCTTCGACGATTTCTTCAACCGGTACGCCGTAGGTTTCTTTGATGTCGCCGCCGTACTGGTTGATGATCGCCAGCCACTCTTGCGGAACCGAAGACGAACCGTGCATCACCAGGTGGGTGTTCGGGATGCGTTTGTGGATTTCCTTGATGCGGTCGATGGCCAGCACGTCGCCGGTAGGCGGCTTGGTGAACTTGTAGGCCCCGTGGCTGGTGCCGATGGCGATGGCCAGGGCGTCGACCTGGGTCTTCTTGACGAAGTCCGCGGCTTCTTCCGGGTCGGTCAGCATTTGGCTGTGATCCAGAACGCCTTCGGCGCCGATGCCGTCTTCTTCACCGGCCATGCCGGTTTCCAGCGAACCCAGGCAGCCCAGCTCGCCTTCCACCGATACGCCGCAGGCGTGAGCCATGGCCACGGTTTGTTGGGTAACGCGAACGTTGTACTCGTAGTCGGTCGGGGTCTTGCCGTCTTCGCCCAGGGAGCCGTCCATCATCACCGAGCTGAAGCCCAGCTGGATGGAGCGCTGGCAGACGTCAGGGCTGGTGCCGTGGTCCTGGTGCATGCACACCGGGATGTGCGGGAATTCTTCGATGGCCGCCAGGATCAGGTGACGCAGGAACGGGGCGCCTGCGTATTTGCGAGCACCGGCCGAAGCCTGGACGATCACCGGGGAGTCAGTCTTGTCAGCGGCTTCCATGATGGCGCGCATCTGCTCAAGGTTGTTGACGTTGAAGGCTGGAACGCCGTAGCCGAACTCGGCTGCGTGGTCCAGCATCTGGCGCATGCTGATAAGTGCCATTGTGTGTGTCTCTCCCGGTTGAGGGTCGTTAATCGTGCCAGCCTGCCGTAGCGGCGGCTATTCAAGTTATTGCAGATCGGGGGTTGGCCCGGGCTGCGGATTCGGTGATGCAAATTCTCAAACTACACAGGAACCCTGTGGGAGCGGGCTTGCCCGCGAATGCGGTTTCACATTCGACGTTGATGCAAGCTGACCCAACGCCTTCGCGAGCAAGCCCGCTCCCACATTTAGATCTGCTTCCACATTGGATCTGTGCTGTATCAACTTCGTGTCTTACTGCGCTTTACAACCGCGGCCAATCAAATCATTGGTGGCGACCCAGTACACCAGGCCTTCCTCACCCTTTATGTGAAACGCCAGCATGTCGTTGCTATACAGCGAACCTTCAACGCCCGGCTCAAGCTTCAGGCGGTAGACCTGATCGGCGCCGCCCAGGCGAACGTCGACTTCCTTGCGGCTCACATCAGTGTAGCGCCAGAGCACTTTGGCCTGGCTGTCGCAGGTCCAGGTGGTCCAGCTGTCCGCTGGCTTGGCAGTGTTGAACAGGT includes these proteins:
- the yccS gene encoding YccS family putative transporter: MSSTTFRQSLRRLWALDKFSYSVRVFIALTGTMALCWYQDEMGLLIPLFLGIIASALAETDDSWQGRLNALAVTLVCFMVAALSVELLFPYPILFIIAFALASFCLTMLGALGERYGAIASATLILSVYTMIGVDQRGGAVTDFWHEPVLLVAGAAWYGLLSVLWQALFSNQPVQQSLARLFRELGYYLKLKSSLFEPIRQLDVEARRLELAQQNGRVVAALNTAKEIILHRVGDGRPGAKVSRYLKLYFLAQDIHERASSSHYPYNALAEAFFHSDVLFRCQRLLRQQGKACRALAESIQMRQPFIYDASFAEALSDLHASLEHLRIQSNPAWRGLLRSLRALAANLGTLDRLLSDASNPDALADATDSSLLDRSPRSLKDVWIRLRTQLTPTSLLFRHALRLPLALSIGYAMVHLIHPSQGYWIILTTLFVCQPNYGATRRKLGQRIIGTAIGLTVAWALFDLFPNPLIQSSFAIVAGVVFFTNRTTRYTLATAAITIMVLFCFNQVGDGYGLLLPRLFDTLLGSLIAGLAVFLFLPDWQGRRLNKVLANTLTCNSIYLRQIMQQYAAGKSDDLAYRLARRNAHNADAALSTTLANMLMEPGHFRKEADVGFRFLVLSHTLLSYLSGLGAHRETQLPSDVREHLIDGAGVSLAASLDEIAQGLASKQPIAIQSDEEEALANTLEQMPDEIDEGQRLVQTQLALICRQLGPLRTLAAHLIKDTSEA
- a CDS encoding ABC transporter substrate-binding protein; this encodes MPRLHRAFALIGLLLLTQAEAAEKLRLVADAWPPFTDATLVNGGLATDIVSTALARAGYASDFEQVPWARALFGVGEGRYDVLVNAWYTDERTKLGQFSDEYLLNRVRFLKRKDTPIEYNNLQQLHTYPIAVVRGYAYSHEFDDDVSLQKIPVHNFAMAVRMVAADRVKLTLEDEFVARYYLARESAKVRNAVEFLPKPLSENSLHILVSLKNPQHEQIVAGFDREIAAMKADGSYEKLLRQHGM
- a CDS encoding GNAT family N-acetyltransferase, whose protein sequence is MTIDWVCKHHSDLGKEQLYAILQLRAEVFIVEQKCAYQDVDGQDLEGDTCHLMGWDGDRLVAYLRLLDPELQGGDVVIGRVIIAPAARGAGLGHELMNQALKQAEKHWPEVPIYLSAQAHLQGYYGRYGFVVVGEEYLEDQIPHIGMRRP
- a CDS encoding winged helix-turn-helix domain-containing protein encodes the protein MDVSKTKSSFYRRLYVAYLIDSGLASNVPALTEVTGMPRRTAQDTIAALADLDIICEFEQEEGARNHAGRYRIREWGAIDRGWIERNLRQIKAVLEYP
- a CDS encoding M48 family metallopeptidase; translated protein: MTVLKYLQAYPPALQDQVRQLIAEGRLGDYLSQRYPEKHGVQSDKALYAYALDLKQEYLRNAPAIDKVLFDNRLDLTHRALGLHTAISRVQGGKLKAKKEIRIASLFKDAAPQFLKMIVVHELAHFKESDHNKAFYKLCEHMLPGYHQVEFDLRVYLTWRDMH
- a CDS encoding bifunctional diguanylate cyclase/phosphodiesterase, whose translation is MECAELTPAEGNSILLIVDDYPENLISMRALLQRQDWQVMTAASGFEALGLLLEHDVDLVLLDVQMPGMDGFEVARLMRGSQRTRLTPIIFLTANEQSQDAVIKGYASGAVDYLFKPFDPQILKPKVQALLEHQRNRRALQRLSHDLEVARAFNASVLDNAAEGILVVSEDGLIRFANPAMSRLLNATVYDLQGKEFLDFLQKPHIPIWADSELFAGYKRGETLRLHDALLRTAPGQQVPVALSCAPLPAEQHAMVVTVLDMSVVHHLHQQLEFQAVTDPLTGLLNRRGFYQTVENLLLRGERSDSSWVLLYLDLDGFKRVNDSLGHDAGDRVLRWVSEQLKACLRPFDILARMGGDEFTALLDLELPEQAAKIAEKLIERVSICQQIEGMDIALGASIGIATYPDCGANLDGLMRASDIAMYEAKRAGRQQYRFYDHEMNGRARSRLMLEESVRTAIENRDFNLVYQPQVAIADGQIRGFEALLRWQHPSVGDVPPGLFLPLLEEARLISRLGSWIYHRGAKQRKAWETLFAEDLVLGVSLSSTQFGLPNLVTELRQVLERHGLKPRQLEVEVTEEALMSNPDETRKQLRLLRNLGVRVALDDFGSGACSLAHLRDLELDTLKLDRHLIARLPGSERDAALAYSVIDLCKRLGLLVIAEGVETVAQYEWLQANGCQYVQGFLVARPLMAEDTGHFVEPFDWSALTS
- a CDS encoding polysaccharide lyase family 7 protein; its protein translation is MIDLATWNLSVPVGSPPYTVETAKLVDGFKDQYFHSDTGTLFFWSPVTGSKTENAIYPRTELRETYSNGTLKNWYYPDADNFLRATLSVSQVPSSGKIVIGQIHAFNSQKPMVKVEYQYKDYSATGNIVAKVRMHPDDDTARVITIATGVKLNQEFSYLIHLSRGGALGISAAGYQWDTDISTMWRDKPLYFKAGVYVQDNTGYTTEGGEVTFSKLDIDHDT
- a CDS encoding DUF6124 family protein yields the protein MTKSTPHPPVTDPASPYESPDSKKFHEAAERALDHYLNPAAKIMATTHEPEPMYLANPKYNTEALLANASETLGSATTMLNNFAALLETSHRKTLLGIAQVVMLGELAVNQALDHVELKE
- a CDS encoding helix-turn-helix domain-containing protein; this encodes MDYFLLISRLGNQIREKRINRGLTQAQLADLAGLTRYKVIAVEKGTLSVGMIAYARVLGALDCELAVVPAAMPTLEELGDLFE
- a CDS encoding type II toxin-antitoxin system HipA family toxin yields the protein MKMSSLKVSTPEGRSGRLFSDAEDFTFRYHDDASPEMAISLSMPVRHNEFRRRELHPVFQMNLPEGYVLEQLRNRLAKTVNVDPMLLLALSGSTSPIGRVQVRSETVDALLEEQQFPGEKLEEILTWDGTEDIFADILDRYILRAGISGVQPKVLVPERLETGLSRVTSKTSDLIIKSGRDEFPGLAINEFLCMSIAKEAGIPVPPFYLSDNAKLFVMRRFDRDDQLNPIGFEDMAVLMGLSANQKYSKSYAAIAKAIRVFCPTKHLRTSLDQLFDSVALSCIVGNGDAHLKNFGLLYSDPTQRDAHLAPAYDIVNTTAYIPEDVLALDLAGNKSMFASRQGLLEFAHTCEIERPQERIQQLLASAEAVLERYPEYREQAPHVVSAIEQAAAPFSMTFG